One Glandiceps talaboti chromosome 2, keGlaTala1.1, whole genome shotgun sequence genomic region harbors:
- the LOC144453579 gene encoding protein N-lysine methyltransferase METTL21D-like encodes MAAPMGDMAGLFVREFELKNSVVLQINQCEVGDVGCVVWDAALVFASYIQTQDFAKSYGKLPGKRVVELGAGTGIVGLTSAVLGAGVVLTDLEEFVPLMKMNIKTNEQHFQGSAEAKSLKWGDNIDDTMIQGPDFVFISDCIYYGESLGPLVETISYLSGKQTNVIMSYEKRTTGNKPELERKFFQLIEKDFTVHPIGLERQDEVYRSEDIHLIHFAKR; translated from the exons ATGGCTGCGCCCATGGGAGACATGGCTGGGTTGTTTGTACGGGAATTTGAATTGAAAAACTCGGTTGTTTTACAGATTAATCAATGCGAAGTTGGTGACGTGGGATGCGTTGTTTGGGACGCAGCTCTAGTATTTGCCTCATACATTCAAACTCAGGATTTCGCGAAAAGTTATGGAAAGTTGCCCGGAAAAAGAGTGGTTGAGCTTGGAGCAGGAACAGGAATAGTAGGCCTGACATCGGCTGTGCTAGG GGCAGGTGTGGTGTTGACTGACTTGGAGGAATTTGTACcattgatgaaaatgaatatcaaaacaaatgaaCAGCACTTCCAGGGATCAGCTGAAGCAAAGTCTTTGAAATG GGGAGACAATATTGATGACACCATGATCCAAGGCCcagactttgtattcatatcagaCTGCATATACTATGGGGAG TCTCTTGGACCACTAGTAGAGACCATTTCATATCTGAGTGGTAAACAAACCAATGTGATTATGTCGTATGAAAAAAGGACCACAGGAAATAAACCAGAACTGGAGAGGAAGTTCTTTCAG TTAATAGAAAAAGATTTCACAGTTCACCCAATTGGACTGGAAAGACAGGATGAAGTCTACAGGAGTGAAGATATTCATCTTATTCACTTTGCTAAAAGGTGA
- the LOC144446408 gene encoding cytosolic beta-glucosidase-like: protein MAESGDLSNTPWSVNTIQDSIMSTKTRLFAVHIPMAKQRCQNMMATVKDFFQGCVGQTGHYYDCGMSKLRLWLGDVCMSTTSRRFRQYCRMTLSPSHLLLIFAILTIIYILATRSSTEHRYSIQYLPMDRSGFYVYPGIFHNPERDAFLYGNFPSDFLWGVATSAHQIEGSGNVYSISGKGPSIWDTFSRQPGAISNGDNADIACDSYNKWKEDVELLKLLGVKFYRFSLSWSRIMPDGTMATINEAGIKYYNNLINALREAGIIPMVTLYHWDLPQPLHDRYGGWADEAVIRDFNTYARLCFERFGDRVKHWITINEPWVITQLGYGTGAHAPGIMEDGVTTYIVAHNLIKSHAKVWHTYNDEFREHQHGKIGISLNSDWFEAGDPRIADRMLQFMLGWFAHPIFVNGDYPETMKIRIAAISRHQGLNDSRLPEFTKPEQDYIRGTSDFFGLNHYTTLYVTENNVEDFDLPPSWEKDHNLAKWYGHNWPSSGSNWLKVVPWGMRRLLEWIKKQYNSPEIIITENGYSSSNTYDLNDLDRVAYLMSYMNEVLKAIDLDQVNVKGYAVWSLLDNFEWTAGYRERFGLFYVDFEDDDRSRIQKDSAVFYSHVIRDNGFPSSALTSSAPNRLVLYSQILAGFLFWWFCC, encoded by the exons ATGGCCGAATCTGGGGATTTATCCAACACTCCATGGTCCGTTAATACCATACAAGACTCCATCATGTCGACAAAGACACGTCTGTTTGCTGTCCACATCCCGATGGCCAAGCAACGATGTCAAAACATGATGGCGACGGTGAAGGACTTTTTCCAGGGTTGTGTTGGCCAAACAGGACATTATTACGATTGTGGCATGTCTAAGTTACGATTGTGGCTGggagatgtatgtatgtcaactaCATCTAGACGATTTCGTCAATATTGTCGGATGACACTTTCACCATCACATCTTTTGTTGATTTTTGCCATATTAACCATCATCTATATCCTGGCAACGCGCTCATCGACGGAGCACAGATATAGCATTCAATATTTGCCAATGGATCGCAGTGGTTTCTACGTTTACCCCGGCATCTTTCACAATCCGGAGAGAGACGCTTTTCTTTACGGTAATTTCCCTAGTGATTTCCTATGGGGTGTGGCTACTTCAGCTCACCAAATAGAAGGGAGTGGTAACGTCTATAGTATATCTGGAAAGGGTCCTAGTATTTGGGACACATTTAGTCGCCAACCTGGAGCAATTAGTAATGGAGATAACGCCGATATTGCTTGCGATAGTTACAACAAATGGAAGGAAGATGTTGAACTTTTGAAACTCTTGGGTGTAAAGTTTTATCGGTTTTCTTTAAGTTGGTCCCGCATCATGCCTGAtggtaccatggcaacaatcaATGAAGCTGGTATAAAATACTACAATAACTTGATTAATGCTCTTCGGGAGGCAGGTATTATTCCCATGGTTACGTTGTATCATTGGGATCTGCCACAACCACTCCATGATCGATATGGCGGGTGGGCAGATGAAGCCGTGATTCGCGATTTCAATACTTATGCTAGGTTGTGTTTTGAACGGTTTGGCGACCGTGTGAAACATTGGATAACAATAAACGAACCGTGGGTTATCACACAACTTGGGTACGGAACTGGAGCCCATGCACCCGGGATCATGGAAGACGGAGTGACTACCTATATTGTTGCTCATAATTTGATCAAATCACATGCCAAAGTATGGCACACCTATAACGATGAATTCAGGGAACACCAGCATGGTAAAATTGGTATTTCTTTGAATTCCGATTGGTTTGAAGCAGGAGATCCACGTATTGCAGATCGTATGCTGCAGTTCATGTTAGGATGGTTTGCTCATCCAATCTTTGTAAATGGCGACTACCCAGAAACGATGAAAATTAGAATCGCCGCAATAAGTCGTCATCAGGGTCTCAATGATTCGAGATTACCCGAGTTCACAAAACCCGAACAAGACTACATCAGAGGAACATCGGATTTCTTCGGCCTCAACCACTACACTACTTTATATGTAACCGAGAATAACGTTGAAGATTTTGATTTACCACCGAGCTGGGAAAAAGATCACAATTTAGCAAAATGGTATGGGCATAACTGGCCCAGTTCGGGGTCCAATTGGCTCAAGGTCGTGCCATGGGGTATGAGGAGGTTGTTAGAATGGATAAAGAAGCAATACAATAGTCCAGAAATCATTATCACAGAGAATGGATACTCCTCATCGAATACATATGATTTGAATGATCTTGATAGAGTCGCCTATTTAATGTCATACATGAACGAAGTTTTGAAAG CCATTGACTTGGATCAAGTGAATGTGAAAGGTTATGCAGTTTGGTCATTACTCGATAACTTTGAGTGGACGGCAGGCTACAGGGAAAGATTTGGTCTTTTTTATGTGGATTTTGAAGATGATGACAGAAGTCGTATTCAGAAAGACTCCGCTGTGTTCTATTCCCATGTTATTCGTGACAATGGTTTTCCGAGTTCAGCACTGACGTCATCAGCTCCGAATCGCCTGGTGCTCTATTCGCAAATATTGGCGGGATTTTTATTTTGGTGGTTTTGTTGCTGA
- the LOC144453533 gene encoding cytosolic beta-glucosidase-like, whose amino-acid sequence MTNEERSQHSLVWTYVRQAMAPAWNFHRPKWNVHYSKRTCCVVSLGLVSLVWLCYLASTSDSEDLNGPLRVYPSVYADPERDEFLFDTFPEGFVWSSATSAYQIEGGWNADGKGLSIWDEFSHDPTLIHDGQSGDVACDSYHKWQDDIHILKELNLQAYRFSISWPRILPDGTIDNINEAGIEYYNNLINDLLDAGIIPFVTLYHWDLPLNLQKTYGGWLNSAIVEDFNNFAKLCFNRFGDRVKHWITLNEPWVVAQLGYGSFGKAPGILGDGVKTYLAAHNLIKAHAKAWHTYDTEFRPTQNGVVGISLNCDWAEPNKPGTGDDEASERMLQFFIGWFGHAIFVNGDYPEQMKTRIDAKSKMLGYQASRLPFFTDDEKNFIKGTADFLGLNHYTTTYVSPGPEDNSVPPGWGKDHGVQKWFHKSWPGSGSGWLKSVPWGLRKLLGWIKKEYNDPVIYITENGFSGREPENLEDIGRVRYYMSYMNEVLKAIKLDGVRVQGYTAWSLLDNFEWQAGYTERFGLYHVDFNDDNRPRRPKLSAKFYSMIVRNNGFPQETEDELKNFLQPTL is encoded by the exons ATGACCAACGAGGAAAGATCTCAACATTCATTGGTGTGGACCTATGTGCGTCAAGCCATGGCTCCTGCCTGGAACTTTCACCGTCCCAAATGgaatgttcattattcaaaacgaACTTGTTGTGTGGTTTCGCTCGGATTGGTATCTCTAGTATGGCTTTGTTATCTAGCCAGCACTTCAGACAGCGAAGATCTGAATGGACCCCTTCGCGTGTATCCCAGTGTCTACGCTGACCCAGAAAGAGATGAATTTTTATTTGACACTTTCCCTGAGGGGTTTGTCTGGAGCAGTGCGACCTCTGCTTATCAGATAGAAGGTGGGTGGAATGCTGACGGAAAGGGGTTGAGTATTTGGGATGAATTTTCCCATGATCCAACGTTGATTCATGACGGCCAATCTGGTGACGTAGCTTGTGATAGTTATCATAAATGGCAAGATGATATCCACATTTTGAAAGAACTGAACCTGCAAGCATATCGTTTTTCTATCAGTTGGCCTAGAATACTGCCGGACGGAACGATTGACAATATAAATGAAGCCGGTATCGaatactataataatttgattAATGATTTGCTAGATGCTGGAATCATACCgtttgtaacattgtatcattGGGATTTGCCACTGAATCTACAAAAGACGTACGGTGGTTGGTTGAATTCTGCAATTGTAGaagattttaataattttgcCAAACTATGTTTCAATAGATTTGGCGATCGTGTCAAGCACTGGATAACGCTGAACGAACCTTGGGTAGTGGCTCAGTTGGGGTATGGCAGTTTCGGCAAGGCACCAGGTATTCTTGGTGATGGTGTTAAAACGTACCTCGCTGCTCACAATTTGATTAAAGCCCATGCTAAAGCTTGGCACACCTATGATACAGAATTTCGACCAACGCAAAATGGAGTAGTTGGTATTTCACTAAACTGTGACTGGGCAGAACCAAACAAACCTGGCACTGGTGATGATGAAGCGTCGGAGAGAATGCTACAATTCTTTATAGGTTGGTTTGGTCATGCCATCTTTGTCAACGGTGACTATCCAGAGCAGATGAAGACACGAATTGATGCTAAAAGCAAAATGCTTGGCTATCAAGCTTCCCGTCTACCGTTTTTCACAGACGACGAGAAAAACTTTATTAAAGGAACGGCGGACTTCTTAGGTTTAAATCATTACACAACGACTTACGTATCACCTGGACCAGAAGACAACAGCGTGCCTCCAGGTTGGGGCAAGGACCATGGCGTGCAGAAATGGTTTCACAAATCTTGGCCTGGTTCAGGGTCAGGATGGCTGAAAAGCGTACCTTGGGGACTGCGTAAATTATTAGGATGGATTAAAAAAGAATACAATGATCCAGTTATCTACATCACCGAAAATGGTTTCTCTGGAAGAGAGCCAGAAAACCTGGAAGATATTGGAAGAGTTCGATATTACATGTCTTACATGAATGAAGTTTTGAAAG CGATTAAACTTGATGGCGTGAGGGTTCAAGGTTACACAGCCTGGTCGTTGCTGGATAATTTTGAATGGCAAGCTGGATACACTGAACGATTTGGTCTGTATCATGTCGACTTTAACGATGACAATAGACCTCGAAGACCCAAGTTGTCGGCAAAATTCTATTCTATGATCGTAAGAAATAATGGATTTCCGCAAGAAACCGAAGATGAACTGAAAAACTTTCTCCAGCCAACATTATAG
- the LOC144453342 gene encoding exosome complex component RRP46-like, with amino-acid sequence MENGTTDDALRSQSCEQNLLSRPDGSATYNQGDTSVMAAVYGPAEIKQSKEILDRATLEVIYKPKVGIPGCADKFQERLIRNTCGTVVLTALHPRSSITVVTQIIHSSGSLLSCCINAACMAMLDAGLPMKYLVASVTCCLDEDDVITLDPTDQQEKEAKSIFTFAFDSKNKDIVTSHTQGIYTVEQFHTCLEACRTASQIVFDFFRDSVKRKLSKS; translated from the exons ATGGAGAACGGAACGACTGACGATGCACTACGTTCTCAGAGCTGTGAACAAAATTTACTGTCCAGACCAGATGGGTCAGCAACATACAATCAAG GTGATACATCAGTGATGGCAGCAGTGTATGGTCCTGCAGAGATCAAACAAAGCAAAGAAATACTGGACAGGGCTACACTGGAAGTCATCTACAAGCCTAAAGTAGGAATTCCAG GGTGTGCAGACAAGTTTCAAGAGAGACTTATCCGAAATACATGTGGTACAGTTGTTCTAACAGCTCTTCATCCAAGATCATCAATTACTGTTGTCACACAAATAATCCACAGTTCAGGATCA CTGTTGTCATGTTGTATAAATGCTGCATGCATGGCAATGTTAGATGCTGGATTACCTATGAAATACTTAGTTGCATCAGTCACATGTTGTCTGGATGAGGATGATGTTATCACTTTAGATCCAACTGATCAACAAGAAAAG GAGGCAAAATCAATTTTCACTTTTGCATTCGACAGTAAAAACAAAGATATTGTCACATCACATACACAAGGAATATATACAGTTGAACAG TTCCACACCTGTCTTGAAGCATGTCGAACAGCCAGTCAAATTGTCTTTGATTTCTTCAGAGATTCAGTCAAGAGGAAATTGTCCAAGTCATAA
- the LOC144448904 gene encoding protein YIF1B-A-like isoform X2: MDAPAGFRHPSQRQGRSRGAKGSQQEGPTQLFDDTSTQPPPQAQYEGNVGYSAPMGSMAGGSFGGGMAGQQVLNDPMANMAVQYGASLAGQAGHMMEQNVDRFVSMSKLKYYFAVDTTYVGKKLALLCFPFTHQHWAIHYNNQDEPVAPRYEINAPDLYIPIMSFVTYLLVAGYVLGTQNRFDPEQLGVQASSSLIWLIIEIGIILLTLYVMNIPSQIRYLDLIAFCGYKYVGMIIVLLAGLCFRSLGFYIALLYTATCIVFFLVRTLRLLILPEGQPNSVVHGRKRGTYLLLFVAAIQPVFMYWLTSHISTFKDDIN; the protein is encoded by the exons ATGGATGCACCGGCGGGCTTTAGACATC CTTCTCAAAGACAGGGTCGAAGCCGTGGTGCTAAAGGTAGTCAGCAGGAAGGACCAACACAGTTGTTTGATGATACCAGTACCCAACCACCTCCACAAGCTCAGTATGAAGGTAATGTTGGCTACAGTGCACCAATGGGGTCGATGGCTGGTGGTAGTTTTGGTGGTGGAATGGCAGGCCAGCAGGTGTTGAATGATCCAATGGCCAATATGGCTGTGCAGTATGGAGCATCACTTGCTGGACAAGCAGGACATATGATGGAACAAAAT GTTGATCGATTTGTTTCGATGAGCAAATTAAAATACTATTTCGCAGTGGACACAACCTATGTAGGAAAAAAGTTGGCGCTGTTATGTTTTCCATTTACACATCAG CACTGGGCAATTCATTACAATAATCAAGATGAACCAGTGGCACCACGTTATGAAATCAATGCTCCTGATTTGTACATACCTATAATGTCCTTTGTCACATATCTCTTAGTGGCTGGCTATGTGCTTGGCACACAAAACAG ATTTGACCCAGAACAACTTGGAGTCCAAGCAAGTTCATCATTGATCTGGCTAATTATAGAAATTGGTATCATTCTCTTGACACtttatgtcatgaatattccatCACAGATAAGATATTTGGATTTAATAGCATTCTGTGGATACAAATATGTTGG GATGATAATTGTTCTTCTTGCAGGGTTATGTTTTAGATCACTGGGTTTTTACATAGCGTTACTTTATACTGCAACATGCATAGTCTTCTTTCTG GTACGAACACTTAGGTTACTCATTCTGCCAGAGGGCCAACCCAACAGTGTTGTACATGGTAGGAAACGAGGCACCTACCTTTTATTATTTGTTGCTGCCATCCAACCAGTCTTTATGTATTGGCTTACCTCACACATCAGCACATTTAAAGATGATATCAACTGA
- the LOC144448904 gene encoding protein YIF1B-like isoform X1 → MDAPAGFRHRKSSQRQGRSRGAKGSQQEGPTQLFDDTSTQPPPQAQYEGNVGYSAPMGSMAGGSFGGGMAGQQVLNDPMANMAVQYGASLAGQAGHMMEQNVDRFVSMSKLKYYFAVDTTYVGKKLALLCFPFTHQHWAIHYNNQDEPVAPRYEINAPDLYIPIMSFVTYLLVAGYVLGTQNRFDPEQLGVQASSSLIWLIIEIGIILLTLYVMNIPSQIRYLDLIAFCGYKYVGMIIVLLAGLCFRSLGFYIALLYTATCIVFFLVRTLRLLILPEGQPNSVVHGRKRGTYLLLFVAAIQPVFMYWLTSHISTFKDDIN, encoded by the exons ATGGATGCACCGGCGGGCTTTAGACATCGTAAGT CTTCTCAAAGACAGGGTCGAAGCCGTGGTGCTAAAGGTAGTCAGCAGGAAGGACCAACACAGTTGTTTGATGATACCAGTACCCAACCACCTCCACAAGCTCAGTATGAAGGTAATGTTGGCTACAGTGCACCAATGGGGTCGATGGCTGGTGGTAGTTTTGGTGGTGGAATGGCAGGCCAGCAGGTGTTGAATGATCCAATGGCCAATATGGCTGTGCAGTATGGAGCATCACTTGCTGGACAAGCAGGACATATGATGGAACAAAAT GTTGATCGATTTGTTTCGATGAGCAAATTAAAATACTATTTCGCAGTGGACACAACCTATGTAGGAAAAAAGTTGGCGCTGTTATGTTTTCCATTTACACATCAG CACTGGGCAATTCATTACAATAATCAAGATGAACCAGTGGCACCACGTTATGAAATCAATGCTCCTGATTTGTACATACCTATAATGTCCTTTGTCACATATCTCTTAGTGGCTGGCTATGTGCTTGGCACACAAAACAG ATTTGACCCAGAACAACTTGGAGTCCAAGCAAGTTCATCATTGATCTGGCTAATTATAGAAATTGGTATCATTCTCTTGACACtttatgtcatgaatattccatCACAGATAAGATATTTGGATTTAATAGCATTCTGTGGATACAAATATGTTGG GATGATAATTGTTCTTCTTGCAGGGTTATGTTTTAGATCACTGGGTTTTTACATAGCGTTACTTTATACTGCAACATGCATAGTCTTCTTTCTG GTACGAACACTTAGGTTACTCATTCTGCCAGAGGGCCAACCCAACAGTGTTGTACATGGTAGGAAACGAGGCACCTACCTTTTATTATTTGTTGCTGCCATCCAACCAGTCTTTATGTATTGGCTTACCTCACACATCAGCACATTTAAAGATGATATCAACTGA